A single region of the Eremothecium gossypii ATCC 10895 chromosome V, complete sequence genome encodes:
- the MED8 gene encoding RNA polymerase II mediator complex subunit MED8 (Syntenic homolog of Saccharomyces cerevisiae YBR193C (MED8)), whose translation MSQTSPLSEQADSSLKYDYSNVPAQALDAIRMRLAQLTHSLSKIRDDMSKADLPQWYSLQAQLSVTLTQLSSLTSTLQHFEDTLECTVPYPLPSFPTTAHEGLLTTLMRKKQIPEVENWIKDAIDHSGLDLEGRNWDEIESAIQRDKSTTARALDFINQEYSNYSFQGLYTAEELSKNVGDPQSMIYRSATSNAKPKAPFSVDSILTFMYQGTMKTEETSIAK comes from the coding sequence ATGTCGCAGACATCTCCTCTTAGTGAGCAAGCGGATAGTAGTCTGAAGTATGACTATTCAAATGTGCCTGCCCAGGCCTTAGATGCGATTCGAATGCGCTTGGCACAACTGACACATTCGCTTTCCAAGATCCGAGATGATATGTCCAAGGCAGACTTGCCACAGTGGTATTCGTTACAGGCGCAGCTTAGCGTTACGCTAACGCAGTTATCGTCACTCACCTCCACGCTGCAGCATTTCGAAGACACCTTGGAGTGCACTGTTCCATATCCGCTACCAAGCTTTCCGACTACCGCGCACGAGGGCCTTCTAACGACGTTAATGCGCAAAAAGCAGATACCCGAAGTCGAGAATTGGATTAAAGATGCAATCGATCACAGCGGGCTGGATCTTGAGGGGAGGAATTGGGATGAGATCGAAAGTGCCATCCAAAGGGATAAGTCTACAACGGCCAGGGCACTGGACTTTATCAATCAGGAATACAGTAATTACTCATTCCAAGGTCTCTATACGGCAGAAGAACTCTCCAAGAACGTTGGAGATCCGCAGTCGATGATCTACAGATCTGCTACCTCCAATGCCAAGCCGAAAGCGCCCTTCTCGGTGGACAGTATATTAACATTCATGTACCAAGGGACTATGAAAACAGAGGAGACATCTATTGCGAAATAG
- the MOT1 gene encoding DNA-binding ATPase (Syntenic homolog of Saccharomyces cerevisiae YPL082C (MOT1)), with product MASQASRLDRHVILLESGSTQVVRNVAADQLGDLARQHPDEILVLLSRVYPYLLSRRWETRVTAARAVGAIVAHARLWDPNGEGGELAGEETRQLEALGRYEWRGLQDDSALYSLAQWELGKIFKAGRTLLAARSDAYAAEESKKQAVLAEYVLEPAVKREGVEAPMSPAESKKSARMLAMAKRRRKIQAKTTSKKPLDLSQSSVARNLMNQDAAADGSNEDEDSGNNNNSSNHNNNDNNDSSHSNTASPQQVPVQLNNPRLEITEQPDSNKIMIESMVAPLLEKQQRVSGLVWQFQGIFELLLDNLMNDSWEIRHGAALGIREIVKRHATGVGRIKGKTRQENDLRNKRALEDLATRLLTIFALDRFGDFVNDTVVAPVRESAAQALAALLIHLEDDLSVKIFSVLEQLVLQDPRYVGSPTKIWEATHGGLLGIRYFVSIKTDFLFTNNLLDNVVNIVLYGLNERDDDVQSVAAAILTPITSEFIKLEPSTIDLVVSAIWNSLSQLEDDLSSSVASVMDLLAKLCQHQEVLDVLHHKASTHPMEWSFKSLVPKLYPFLRNTITNVRRSVLNLLQAFLSIEDETSKQWINSKIFRLIYQNILLEQHDDILEQSFHVYRTMLEIYKSKNPDKSLDHIFSKHLAPILHLLITPIGEQGKNYSMEAQYLLKPSQSYQFNTERKRSSMTALNKSDIPMPLHTEHVNIDAPMIAGDVTLLGADVIFKTRVLAAKALGYTLAAFQESTVKSFFETALLSCLDLPYATPRMLVSITVAEYCSRWTFLHPETAFPPSFVADYFGPIFMEYLFDPSKLPVFRELVPSLKALRTQCQSLMTTFVEVGMLSPQRLPQLAIIVKGEAEAGPEAFYIETAEKVCDEHYEKLYQYMSNSCKILAKKPLEDARYRIQQAIDVAKEVRRSRNSNILASYASATLLFDGLPKKLNPFIRSLMDSIKEEQCEILQKRSGDSVIYLIMELVKNGKVNVANKVVKNLCGFLCVDTAEVPEFSPNMHYTDSILTLIREANSLAVQDNASIKLMTKEAQIKRRGAMHTLSCLLLQLGPNALTQVPQLKASIFDPLLSFGDLDSDSDSIEPEVGQQLVDALGVLRALFTYMDPVIHLEHVFTRLHDLLKYLTSRYSVVRYSAARTLAELAVANPTQVIPFIIKEVLPLMNNAGSVIARQSGTELVYHLCQSMGSDILPYIVFLVVPLLGRMSDPAPDVRSLATTTFASIIKLVPLEAGIADPEGLPEELLRGRERERDFIQQMMDPSKAKPFSLPVAIKATLRKYQQEGINWLAFLNHYHLHGILCDDMGLGKTLQTICIIASDQYLRQEDYKTTKSVETRPLPSLIVCPPSLTGHWEQEFEQYAPFLTVLVYAGGPSTRYPLRGKLGDADIVVTSYDVARNDIDIISKHDYNYCVLDEGHIIKNSQSKLAKAVKSIRANHRLILTGTPIQNNVVELWSLFDFLMPGFLGSEKAFQERFAKPIAASRNSKTSSKEQEAGALALEALHKQVLPFMLRRLKEDVLSDLPPKIIQDYYCELSDLQRQLYKDFAKKQKNIVERDIENTMELESKNHIFQALQYMRKLCNHPSLVLSKDHPQYNQVQDYLSQTGMDIHDIAHAPKLGALRNLLLECGIGVQDVDQNSISLPSSENVISQHRALIFCQLKDMLDMIENDLFKKYLPSVTYMRLDGSVESRDRQKVVRKFNEDPSIDCLLLTTKVGGLGLNLTGADTVIFIEHDWNPMNDLQAMDRAHRLGQKKVVNVYRIITKGSLEEKIMGLQKFKMNIASTVVNQQNAGLASMDTHQLLDLFDTDNSLAQVKEEKAGAISDDVTNETGLTGKAKEAVSELKELWDSSQYEEEYNLDNFIKTLR from the coding sequence ATGGCATCGCAGGCGTCGAGGTTGGATCGTCACGTGATCCTATTGGAGAGCGGCTCGACACAGGTGGTGCGCAACGTGGCGGCCGACCAGCTGGGGGACCTGGCGCGGCAGCACCCGGACGAGATCCTAGTGCTGCTGTCGCGGGTGTATCCGTATCTGCTGAGCCGGCGGTGGGAGACGCGAGtgacggcggcgcgcgcggtggGAGCGATCGTGGCACATGCGCGGCTGTGGGACCCGAACGGCGAAGGCGGGGAGCTTGCGGGGGAGGAGACGCGGCAACTGGAGGCGCTGGGGCGGTACGAGTGGCGGGGGCTACAGGACGACAGCGCGCTGTACAGCCTGGCGCAGTGGGAGCTGGGCAAGATCTTCAAGGCGGGGCGGACGCTGCTGGCGGCTCGGTCGGACGCGTACGCGGCGGAGGAGAGCAAGAAGCAGGCCGTGCTGGCGGAGTACGTGCTGGAGCCGGCGGTGAAGCGGGAGGGCGTGGAGGCGCCGATGTCGCCGGCGGAGTCAAAGAAGAGCGCACGCATGCTGGCGATGGCGAAGCGGCGGCGCAAGATCCAGGCAAAGACGACATCGAAGAAGCCGCTGGACTTGTCGCAGTCGTCCGTGGCGCGCAACCTGATGAACCAAGACGCCGCGGCAGACGGCAGCaacgaggacgaggattccggtaataataataatagCAGTAACCATAATAATAATGATAATAATGATAGCAGTCACAGCAACACCGCGTCCCCGCAGCAGGTGCCGGTGCAGCTGAACAACCCTCGGCTGGAGATTACAGAGCAGCCGGACTCCAACAAAATTATGATAGAGTCGATGGTAGCGCCATTGCTGGagaagcagcagcgcgtGAGTGGTCTTGTGTGGCAATTCCAAGGTATTTTTGAGCTGTTGCTGGATAATTTAATGAACGATTCATGGGAAATCCGCCATGGGGCGGCTCTGGGTATTCGGGAGATTGTCAAACGCCACGCCACTGGCGTCGGGCGCATAAAGGGCAAGACTAGGCAGGAGAACGATCTGCGAAATAAAAGGGCATTGGAAGATTTGGCGACACGGCTGCTGACCATATTTGCACTAGATAGATTTGGCGACTTTGTGAACGATACCGTGGTGGCCCCTGTGCGCGAGTCAGCAGCTCAGGCGCTTGCAGCGCTACTGATTCATTTGGAGGACGATTTGTCAGTGAAGATTTTCAGCGTGTTGGAGCAGCTTGTCCTGCAGGATCCGAGGTACGTAGGCTCCCCGACTAAAATATGGGAGGCCACGCATGGTGGTCTCCTCGGCATTCGATACTTCGTATCGATCAAGACAGATTTTCTGTTTACCAACAACCTCCTGGACAATGTGGTAAACATTGTATTATATGGTTTAAATGAACGGGATGATGACGTCCAGAGCGTTGCAGCGGCAATTTTAACACCAATAACGTCTGAGTTTATTAAACTGGAACCCTCAACGATAGATCTGGTTGTATCCGCTATCTGGAACTCGCTCTCTCAATTAGAGGACGATCTGTCGTCTAGCGTTGCGTCCGTTATGGATTTACTAGCAAAGCTTTGCCAGCACCAGGAGGTCCTTGACGTTTTACATCACAAAGCTTCTACGCACCCAATGGAATGGTCGTTCAAATCTTTGGTACCTAAGCTATATCCATTCTTGAGAAATACAATCACGAACGTCAGAAGGTCTGTTTTAAACCTTCTACAAGCATTTTTGTCCATTGAAGATGAGACTTCGAAGCAATGGATAAATTCAAAGATCTTTAGGCTAATATATCAGAATATTTTATTGGAACAGCATGATGATATTTTAGAGCAGTCATTTCACGTTTACCGTACTATGCTTGAAATTTACAAGAGTAAAAATCCAGATAAAAGTTTAGATCATATTTTCAGCAAGCATCTCGCCCCTATATTGCATCTCTTGATTACTCCAATTGGTGAGCAAGGAAAGAATTATAGCATGGAAGCACAATATCTTTTGAAGCCCTCACAAAGCTATCAGTTTAATACCGAGAGGAAAAGGTCAAGCATGACAGCTTTAAATAAATCCGATATTCCCATGCCACTCCATACTGAGCATGTTAATATTGACGCTCCAATGATAGCAGGGGATGTTACTCTATTGGGCGCAGACGTCATTTTTAAGACTAGGGTCCTTGCTGCGAAGGCCCTAGGCTATACCTTAGCTGCATTTCAGGAATCTACGGTTAAGTCGTTTTTTGAAACTGCTTTGCTGAGTTGCCTGGATTTGCCATACGCGACACCCCGGATGTTAGTCAGTATAACCGTTGCAGAATATTGTTCTAGGTGGACATTCCTGCATCCAGAAACAGCGTTTCCTCCAAGTTTTGTTGCTGATTACTTTGGTCCGATATTCATGGAGTATTTGTTTGATCCATCTAAGCTGCCTGTCTTCAGAGAATTGGTGCCAAGCCTCAAAGCACTGAGAACGCAATGTCAAAGCTTGATGACCACTTTTGTCGAAGTCGGCATGCTTTCTCCTCAACGACTTCCTCAATTGGCCATAATTGTGAAGGGAGAGGCCGAGGCGGGCCCTGAAGCATTCTATATTGAAACTGCCGAAAAGGTATGTGATGAGCACTATGAAAAACTGTATCAGTATATGTCCAACTCCTGTAAGATTTTGGCAAAAAAACCGTTGGAAGATGCTCGGTACCGCATTCAACAAGCTATTGATGTTGCAAAGGAAGTCAGGAGATCCCGCAATTCGAATATTTTAGCAAGTTACGCATCGGCAACGCTTTTGTTCGATGGGTTGCCAAAGAAGTTAAACCCATTTATTCGCTCTTTAATGGATAGTATCAAGGAAGAACAGTGTGAAATCCTACAAAAGCGTTCTGGAGACTCGGTCATTTATTTGATTATGGAGTTAGTAAAGAATGGGAAGGTGAACGTTGCAAACAAAGTTGTGAAAAATCTATGTGGATTCTTATGTGTGGATACCGCTGAAGTACCTGAGTTTTCTCCTAACATGCATTATACGGATTCGATCTTAACCCTAATCAGAGAAGCGAACTCTTTAGCAGTTCAAGATAATGCATCAATTAAATTAATGACTAAGGAAGCACAAATAAAACGTCGGGGCGCCATGCACACCTTAAGTTGTCTGTTGTTGCAACTTGGGCCTAACGCTTTAACACAAGTACCGCAGTTGAAAGCGTCGATCTTTGATCCTTTACTCTCATTTGGTGATCTTGATTCTGATAGTGATTCGATTGAGCCAGAAGTTGGTCAACAACTCGTGGATGCATTAGGAGTTTTGAGGGCACTGTTCACGTACATGGATCCAGTAATTCATTTGGAACATGTGTTTACGCGGTTACACGATCTCTTAAAATACCTGACTTCACGCTACTCCGTCGTACGTTACTCTGCTGCGAGAACACTGGCTGAATTGGCAGTAGCCAATCCAACTCAGGTTATACCCTTCATTATTAAAGAGGTACTTCCACTCATGAACAATGCCGGCTCTGTAATTGCCCGGCAGAGTGGGACAGAGTTGGTATACCATCTTTGTCAATCTATGGGAAGCGATATTCTGCCTTACATTGTGTTCTTGGTTGTGCCATTGCTAGGCAGGATGAGCGACCCTGCTCCTGACGTACGCAGTTTAGCCACTACAACATTTGCGTCTATCATTAAGTTGGTACCATTAGAAGCTGGGATTGCTGACCCTGAAGGGTTACCAGAGGAACTGTTAAGAGGACGGGAAAGAGAACGTGATTTTATCCAACAAATGATGGATCCATCTAAGGCAAAACCCTTTTCACTACCCGTTGCAATTAAAGCTACCTTGAGAAAGTATCAACAAGAGGGTATAAATTGGTTGGCTTTCCTAAATCATTACCATTTGCATGGAATCTTATGTGACGATATGGGTCTGGGTAAAACATTACAAACTATCTGTATCATTGCAAGTGATCAATATCTGAGACAAGAAGATTATAAAACTACGAAATCTGTAGAGACGCGGCCTCTGCCGTCATTAATTGTCTGTCCTCCATCGTTGACCGGCCATTGGGAACAAGAATTTGAACAATACGCGCCCTTTTTAACGGTTTTGGTTTATGCTGGTGGTCCATCGACTAGATATCCACTGAGAGGGAAATTGGGCGATGCGGATATCGTGGTCACCTCTTATGATGTTGCTAGGAATGATATCGATATTATTTCGAAACATGACTACAACTATTGTGTCCTTGATGAAGGCCACATAATAAAGAATTCACAGTCAAAGCTTGCAAAAGCTGTTAAGAGTATACGAGCTAACCATAGGTTAATCCTTACAGGTACTCCTATTCAAAACAATGTTGTGGAGCTTTGGTCCTTATTCGACTTTTTGATGCCTGGCTTTTTAGGTTCAGAAAAAGCCTTCCAAGAACGGTTTGCCAAGCCAATCGCCGCTTCCAGAAACAGTAAAACCTCTTCAAAGGAACAAGAAGCTGGTGCACTGGCACTGGAAGCTCTGCATAAACAGGTGCTTCCATTTATGCTGAGAAGATTGAAGGAGGATGTTTTGTCGGACTTACCACCAAAGATCATTCAGGACTACTACTGTGAATTAAGTGATCTACAGAGGCAGCTATACAAGGACTTTGCAAAAAAACAGAAGAACATTGTTGAACGGGATATTGAAAATACGATGGAACTAGAAAGCAAGAACCATATTTTCCAGGCTTTGCAATATATGAGGAAGTTGTGTAACCATCCCTCGTTGGTTCTAAGCAAAGACCATCCACAATACAATCAAGTACAGGATTACCTATCACAAACTGGAATGGATATTCATGATATTGCACATGCACCAAAACTTGGTGCATTGCGTAATCTCCTCCTCGAATGCGGGATTGGTGTTCAGGATGTAGATCAAAACAGCATTTCACTCCCTTCATCGGAGAACGTTATTTCTCAACACCGCGCATTAATTTTCTGCCAACTCAAAGATATGCTGGATATGATTGAAAACGACCTATTCAAAAAATACTTGCCCTCAGTCACGTACATGCGGTTAGATGGTAGCGTCGAATCCCGCGATAGGCAGAAGGTTGTCCGTAAGTTCAACGAAGACCCATCCATCGATTGTCTTCTCTTAACAACAAAGGTGGGTGGATTGGGTTTGAACCTAACCGGCGCAGATACAGTCATTTTTATTGAGCACGATTGGAACCCAATGAATGACCTTCAGGCGATGGATCGTGCGCACAGATTGGGACAGAAAAAGGTTGTTAATGTGTACAGGATTATTACCAAAGGCTCTTTGGAGGAAAAAATCATGGGCCTACAAAAATTCAAAATGAACATTGCATCAACAGTGGTGAACCAACAGAACGCCGGTCTAGCATCCATGGATACCCATCAATTGCTAGACTTGTTTGATACCGACAATTCTCTTGCGCAGGTCAAGGAGGAAAAGGCAGGTGCCATCTCCGATGACGTCACGAATGAAACTGGGTTGACAGGAAAAGCAAAGGAAGCTGTCAGTGAGTTGAAGGAATTATGGGATTCTTCTCAGTACGAGGAAGAATACAATTTGGACAATTTTATCAAAACTTTGCGTTGA
- a CDS encoding 40S ribosomal protein uS4 (Syntenic homolog of Saccharomyces cerevisiae YBR189W (RPS9B) and YPL081W (RPS9A); 1-intron) — MPRAPRTYSKTYSTPKRPYESARLDAELKLAGEYGLKNKREIYRISFQLSKIRRAARDLLTRDEKDPKRLFEGNALIRRLVRIGVLSEDKKKLDYVLALKIEDFLERRLQTQVYKLGLAKSVHHARVLITQRHIAVGKQIVNVPSFMVRLDSEKHIDFAVTSPFGGGRPGRVARKRAAAAAGGAEDEE, encoded by the exons ATGCCAA GAGCCCCAAGAACCTACTCCAAGACGTACTCCACGCCAAAGAGACCATACGAGTCTGCGCGTCTAGACGCGGAGTTGAAGCTAGCGGGTGAGTACGGTTTGAAGAACAAGCGTGAAATCTACCGTATCTCGTTCCAGCTGTCCAAGATCAGACGTGCTGCCAGAGACTTGTTGACGCGTGACGAGAAGGACCCTAAGCGTCTGTTCGAGGGTAACGCGTTGATCCGCCGTCTTGTGAGAATCGGTGTCTTGTCCGAGGACAAGAAGAAGTTGGATTACGTGTTGGCCTTGAAGATCGAGGACTTCTTGGAGAGAAGACTGCAGACCCAGGTGTACAAGCTGGGCCTAGCCAAGTCCGTGCACCACGCCAGAGTCTTGATCACCCAGAGACACATTGCTGTGGGCAAGCAGATTGTCAACGTCCCATCCTTCATGGTGAGATTGGACTCCGAGAAGCACATTGACTTTGCCGTCACCTCTCCATTCGGCGGTGGCAGACCAGGTAGAGTGGCCAGAAAgagagctgctgctgctgctggtgggGCTGAAGACGAAGAATAG
- the RIM2 gene encoding Rim2p (Syntenic homolog of Saccharomyces cerevisiae YBR192W (RIM2)) produces the protein MTKRDLSKLESEALESIPYLASDEKGSNLKDATSLILENKKENHPHVAPWVHFVAGGIGGMAGAIITCPFDVVKTRLQSDVFHGAYKTQATARTNVVYQGLMHFRETVGIIQNVYTQEGFRSLFKGLGPNLVGVIPARSINFFTYGVTKDTASRLLNDGQEAPWIHFLAGATAGWATSTATNPIWLVKTRLQLDKAADGRSRRYKNSWDCLKGVMRNEGILGLYKGLSASYLGSVESILQWVLYEQMKHIIRQRSIEEFGDISEENKTTYMKVKEWCQRSGSAGAAKLFASILTYPHEVVRTRLRQAPKENGKLKYTGLFQSFSLIIKEEGFASMYSGLTPHLMRTVPNSIIMFGTWELVIKLLA, from the coding sequence ATGACGAAGCGAGACTTATCCAAACTGGAAAGCGAGGCCCTGGAGTCGATACCATACCTTGCAAGCGACGAAAAGGGCTCTAATCTCAAAGACGCCACATCGCTGATATTGGAGAACAAAAAGGAGAACCATCCTCATGTAGCACCCTGGGTGCACTTCGTCGCTGGCGGTATAGGAGGTATGGCTGGCGCTATTATTACCTGTCCGTTTGACGTTGTCAAGACGCGACTACAGAGCGATGTCTTCCATGGGGCGTACAAGACGCAGGCTACTGCACGCACTAATGTGGTTTACCAAGGTTTAATGCATTTCCGGGAGACTGTCGGAATAATACAAAATGTTTACACCCAGGAGGGGTTTCGAAGCCTTTTCAAAGGCCTCGGGCCCAACCTTGTTGGTGTTATTCCTGCAAGGAGTATCAACTTTTTTACTTACGGAGTCACGAAGGACACTGCATCTCGACTCCTGAATGACGGGCAAGAGGCGCCGTGGATTCATTTCCTTGCTGGCGCTACCGCCGGTTGGGCGACATCGACAGCCACGAACCCTATCTGGCTTGTCAAGACCAGATTGCAACTGGACAAGGCTGCGGATGGCAGGTCGCGTAGATACAAAAACTCGTGGGATTGTCTAAAAGGTGTTATGAGAAATGAAGGGATTCTAGGATTATACAAGGGGTTGAGTGCATCGTATTTGGGTTCTGTAGAAAGTATCCTCCAGTGGGTTCTTTATGAGCAGATGAAGCACATCATCAGGCAAAGGTCAATAGAAGAATTTGGTGATATCAGTGAGGAAAACAAGACTACTTACATGAAGGTGAAGGAATGGTGCCAGCGTTCTGGCAGCGCAGGTGCTGCAAAGCTATTTGCAAGTATCCTGACGTACCCCCATGAGGTTGTTAGGACCCGTTTAAGGCAGGCTCCTAAAGAGAATGGAAAGTTGAAGTACACTGGGCTTTTCCAATCTTTTAGTCTGATTATAAAAGAGGAGGGATTTGCATCTATGTACAGTGGTCTGACACCTCACCTAATGCGGACAGTTCCGAACAGTATAATCATGTTTGGCACTTGGGAACTAGTAATAAAGCTTTTGGCATAA
- the RPL21A gene encoding 60S ribosomal protein eL21 (Syntenic homolog of Saccharomyces cerevisiae YBR191W (RPL21A) and YPL079W (RPL21B); 1-intron), whose translation MGKSHGYRSRTRYMFQRDFRKSGTIPLSTYLKVYKVGDIVDIKANGAIHKGMPHKFYQGKTGVVYNVTKSSVGVIIYKMVGNRYIEKRLNLRVEHIKHSKCRQEFLERVKANAAKKAEAKAQGVAVQLKRQPAQPRESRVVSTEGNIPQTLSPVPYETFI comes from the exons ATGGGTAAATC TCACGGTTACAGATCTCGTACTCGTTACATGTTCCAAAGGGACTTCAGAAAGTCCGGAACTATCCCATTGTCCACCTACTTGAAGGTGTACAAGGTTGGTGACATTGTGGACATCAAGGCTAACGGTGCCATTCACAAGGGTATGCCACACAAGTTCTACCAAGGTAAGACCGGTGTCGTCTACAACGTCACCAAGTCCTCTGTCGGTGTCATCATCTACAAAATGGTCGGCAACAGATACATTGAGAAGAGATTGAACTTGAGAGTTGAACACATCAAGCACTCCAAGTGCAGACAGGAGTTCTTGGAGAGAGTGAAGGCCAACGCTGCCAAGAAGGCCGAGGCTAAGGCTCAGGGTGTCGCTGTTCAGTTGAAGAGACAGCCAGCTCAGCCAAGAGAGTCCCGTGTTGTCTCCACCGAAGGTAACATCCCACAAACTTTGTCCCCAGTTCCATACGAGACTTTCATCTAA